The proteins below come from a single Magallana gigas chromosome 10, xbMagGiga1.1, whole genome shotgun sequence genomic window:
- the LOC105346337 gene encoding sentrin-specific protease 1 translates to MIKSFTNKIKTFVFNDSSRDNHVTQSRKRKREQSEGDEHLDDDVVVTSVKKARKLEPQTATLNYFNTLIVNPYQKMAEWFQKKRAWSDHYFFKKAPNGDSRVEESSGGSTRVDQSQPTVTTQGHTSVDSRTTMGSHAPNGNGRHGYHTGGSLGTNDGMVQARNISTSISSSNPAQSHPPNQTESAGKSSTSQTSRTTTSVQTENSDIGYRMNEYETVQLNRHDNRSLFSRPPRQKFTALECVRLDEMKKYKQLLQHYTRYSLEKSSHSPERLGASQLLHYGSRTEGSISGSNSSLELYSVSRQPDVRRQKVVPTQKTCVISPPRHKESKQSISPRQHLVMSPRRLTETDQQGASKSESQEEVICLDDEDSDVICIPDDHEKAYSPTVNGFPSPGSRLAPTRSPEVIPDHPHVTQRWDPAFQSSKYLSEDWIVDLERQFSRANREAQRKIKEAEIKKKFHEEKHLRKDQSLESQVRQRLRLYEAEPPVLEDQQVEEDKFPELTDKMLAVVNDALRPQPSEEVLVEGYKLQIRRRDMESLAGLNWLNDEIINFYMNQLVERGEQEGKPKVYAFNTFFYPKVMGQGHESVRRWTRRVDIFSKDYILIPVHLGMHWCLAVIDFKKKMIRYFDSMGGNNVGCLNALKDYLCAESLDKKKQKFDLSEWKTEIAKDIPQQMNGSDCGMFACKFAEYITREADINFSQEHMPYFRKRMVYEIVTKQLLQ, encoded by the exons ATGATCAAGTCTTTCACAAATAAGATAAAAACATTTGTGTTTAATGACAGTTCACGGGACAACCATGTGACCCAAAGCCGAAAGCGGAAAAGAGAGCAGAGCGAAGg GGACGAACATCTTGATGACGATGTTGTAGTGACGTCGGTGAAAAAAGCGAGAAAACTCGAGCCCCAGACAGCTACACTCAACT ATTTCAACACTCTGATCGTCAACCCCTACCAGAAGATGGCTGAATGGTTCCAGAAGAAGCGAGCCTGGTCTGATCACTACTTCTTTAAGAAGGCCCCCAATGGGGACTCGAGAGTCGAGGAGTCGAGCGGGGGCAGTACCAGAGTTGATCAGAGTCAACCAACTGTGACCACACAGGGTCATACCTCGGTGGACAGTAGGACAACAATGGGGTCACATGCTCCCAATGGGAACGGTCGCCATGGTTACCACACAGGAGGGTCGCTCGGGACAAATGATGGG ATGGTTCAGGCTCGCAATATATCCACATCGATATCGTCATCAAACCCAGCACAAAGTCACCCCCCTAACCAGACAGAATCCGCCGGAAAATCATCAACATCTCAAACATCTCGGACCACTACCTCAGTTCAAACAGAAAATTCAG ATATCGGCTATAGAATGAATGAATATGAGACTGTACAGTTAAATCGCCATGACAACAGATCTTTGTTTTCCCGTCCGCCCCGCCAGAAATTTACAGCTCTAGAG TGTGTTCGACTTGACGAGATGAAGAAATACAAGCAGCTATTGCAACACTACACCAGGTATTCCCTGGAGAAATCATCCCACTCTCCCGAACGGCTCGGGGCATCGCAGCTGTTGCATTATGG CTCTCGGACAGAAGGCAGTATATCAGGCAGCAATTCCTCCTTGGAACTATATTCTGTCAGTCGGCAGCCCGATGTAAGAAGACAGAAAGTAGTTCCCACACAAAAAACGTGTGTCATATCACCGCCACGGCACAAAGAAAGCAAACAATCGATATCCCCGCGTCAACATCTGGTCATGTCGCCGCGGAGATTGACAGAGACGGATCAGCAGGGAGCGTCAAAGTCGGAGAGTCAGGAGGAGGTTATTTGTCTGGACGACGAGGAcagtgatgtcatctgtatcccTGACGACCACGAAAAAGCATACTCCCCCACAG TCAATGGTTTCCCTTCACCTGGATCAAGGTTAGCCCCTACAAG GAGCCCTGAAGTCATCCCTGATCATCCTCATGTAACACAGCGCTGGGATCCCGCCTTCCAGTCCAGTAAATACCTGTCAGAGGACTGGATCGTAGATCT GGAACGACAGTTTTCAAGAGCAAACAGAGAGGCTCaacgaaaaataaaagaagcagaaataaaaaagaaatttcatgAAGAAAAG CATCTGCGGAAGGACCAGTCTCTGGAGAGTCAGGTCAGACAGAGACTGCGGCTGTACGAGGCCGAGCCCCCCGTCCTCGAGGACCAACAGGTGGAGGAGGACAAGTTCCCAG AACTTACAGACAAGATGCTGGCAGTGGTCAATGACGCACTGCGTCCCCAGCCATCGGAGGAAGTTCTCGTGGAGGGCTACAAGCTACAGATCCGACGACGAGACATGGAATCACTGGCAGGCCTCAACTGGTTAAATGATGAG ATCATCAACTTTTACATGAATCAGTTAGTGGAGAGGGGAGAACAGGAAGGAAAGCCCAAGGTGTATGCCTTCAACACATTCTTCTACCCCAAGGTCATGGGTCAAGGTCACGAGTCAGTCCGGCGGTGGACGAGACGAGTGGACATCTTCTCCAAGGACTACATCCTGATCCCGGTTCATCTCGGCATGCACTGGTGTCTCGCT GTGATTGACTTCAAAAAGAAGATGATTCGATACTTCGATTCTATGGGAGGGAATAATGTGGGCTGTCTGAACGCCCTCAA GGACTACTTGTGTGCAGAGAGCCTGGATAAAAAGAAGCAGAAGTTTGATCTGTCAGAATGGAAGACTGAAATTGCAAAG GACATACCCCAGCAGATGAATGGGAGTGATTGTGGGATGTTCGCCTGTAAATTCGCCGAGTACATCACACGTGAGGCGGACATCAACTTCTCACAG GAACACATGCCCTACTTCAGAAAGAGAATGGTCTACGAAATTGTCACCAAACAACTTCTCCAGTGA